A region of Bacteroidota bacterium DNA encodes the following proteins:
- a CDS encoding DEAD/DEAH box helicase family protein, with translation MGRKKKQIANAPELFNIQERLSTAPCVPAIRSEIKKWRDNGYKGITDTTRELLNYWFYTDHPNRFKYHLAQQEAIETLIYIYEVKKIRTRKELLEKYAINQKDLRLPPYDNFARYCIKMATGSGKTKVMSLAIAWQYFNAVREDEKEYAKNFLIIAPNIIVFDRLKTDFESGRIFKTDPLYPRHFELFWNFDFYMRGDGERTNSDGGLYLTNIQQFYERDNGKSDEPDVMTQMLGSKPPASKSEISDFASRIVKRDGLVMLLNDEAHHTHEEDNEWNNFIRTLNEKKTLSAQVDFSATPRYSKGSLFAWTIFDYPLKQAIVDRIVKRPIKGISKIDEAKSTTASIRYKGFLTAGVERWKEYTEQLSPLKKKPILFVMMNNTDEADEVGDWLKTKYPSHFGGDKTLIIHTDKSGDVSKKDLEEARKLAREVDDEKSPVNTIISVLMLREGWDVQNVTVVVGLRPYSAKANILPEQTIGRGLRLMFRGLVDDYQERVDIIGNKAFMDFVSELERLENIKFETYDIGKDKLKIITIEADEKKIKMDIGIPDISPLLERKKSLADEIGKLDVTKFNIPKLPLRGKDIEDLKTFIYEGKDILTDEKLFERTYTIPPVQTPEEVIGYYARRIAKDIKLPSQFASLVPKIRDFFEVKAFGKKVDLNDENVIKAMSSNVASFVVIKEFEKALRDIVVEVRTPELITEKRQLSSTAPFPFSRLAYESKKTVFNYVACSNEYERDFAKFLHGAGDVKAFAKLPEQFGFCIQYTDKLANIRNYYPDFIVVLKDGSHWIAETKGREDVEVALKDNSALLWCKNATELTGTNWNYIKVLQKEFESLNPSEFEDLNVLSAQTEIEY, from the coding sequence ATGGGAAGAAAGAAAAAACAAATAGCAAACGCTCCTGAACTATTTAATATTCAGGAACGGCTTTCAACTGCGCCCTGTGTTCCTGCAATCCGCAGTGAAATAAAAAAATGGAGAGATAACGGCTACAAAGGGATTACAGATACTACCAGAGAACTATTGAATTACTGGTTTTATACTGACCACCCGAACCGTTTTAAATATCACCTTGCCCAACAAGAAGCGATTGAAACGCTGATTTACATTTACGAAGTAAAAAAGATTCGCACACGAAAAGAGTTGCTTGAAAAATATGCTATCAATCAAAAGGACTTGCGTTTGCCTCCTTATGACAATTTTGCTCGGTACTGTATTAAAATGGCAACTGGCAGCGGAAAAACAAAAGTGATGTCATTAGCAATCGCTTGGCAGTATTTTAATGCAGTAAGAGAAGATGAAAAAGAATACGCAAAGAATTTTTTGATTATTGCCCCGAATATAATTGTGTTTGACCGATTGAAAACTGATTTTGAAAGTGGACGTATTTTTAAAACCGACCCTCTTTATCCCCGACACTTTGAACTATTTTGGAATTTTGATTTTTATATGCGTGGAGATGGAGAGCGTACTAATAGTGATGGCGGATTATACCTTACAAACATTCAGCAATTTTATGAAAGAGATAACGGAAAATCGGATGAGCCAGATGTTATGACACAAATGCTCGGCAGTAAACCACCCGCAAGCAAATCTGAAATATCCGATTTCGCAAGCAGAATAGTTAAGCGCGATGGATTAGTAATGCTATTGAACGATGAAGCGCACCACACACACGAAGAAGATAACGAATGGAATAATTTTATCCGCACACTTAACGAGAAGAAAACACTTTCAGCGCAAGTAGATTTTTCCGCTACTCCACGATATTCTAAAGGTTCTCTTTTCGCTTGGACAATTTTTGATTACCCCCTTAAACAAGCAATAGTGGACAGAATAGTTAAACGTCCGATAAAAGGAATTTCAAAAATTGATGAAGCAAAATCTACTACTGCAAGTATCAGATACAAAGGATTCTTAACCGCAGGGGTTGAGCGATGGAAAGAATACACAGAGCAACTTTCTCCCCTAAAGAAAAAACCGATTCTGTTTGTAATGATGAACAATACGGATGAAGCGGATGAGGTTGGCGACTGGTTAAAGACGAAATATCCTTCGCATTTTGGAGGAGATAAAACACTTATCATTCATACTGATAAATCAGGGGATGTATCAAAAAAGGATTTGGAAGAAGCGAGAAAACTTGCTCGTGAAGTAGATGATGAAAAATCACCTGTGAACACAATTATTTCCGTGCTAATGCTTCGTGAAGGTTGGGACGTGCAGAATGTAACAGTAGTAGTAGGATTGCGCCCTTATTCAGCAAAAGCAAACATACTTCCAGAGCAAACCATCGGCAGAGGACTTCGCCTTATGTTCAGGGGATTAGTAGATGATTACCAAGAGCGTGTAGATATTATCGGCAATAAGGCATTTATGGATTTTGTTTCCGAACTTGAAAGATTAGAGAATATAAAATTTGAAACCTATGACATCGGAAAAGACAAATTAAAGATTATCACCATTGAGGCAGACGAAAAAAAAATAAAAATGGATATTGGTATTCCCGATATTTCGCCTTTGCTTGAAAGAAAAAAATCTTTAGCGGATGAAATAGGAAAACTTGACGTAACAAAATTCAATATTCCAAAACTTCCTTTGCGCGGAAAAGATATTGAGGACTTAAAAACTTTTATTTATGAAGGGAAAGACATTTTAACCGATGAAAAATTATTTGAACGTACATACACCATTCCACCTGTACAAACTCCAGAGGAAGTAATAGGATATTATGCCCGCAGGATTGCTAAGGATATTAAATTGCCTTCGCAGTTTGCCTCACTTGTACCGAAGATTAGAGATTTTTTTGAAGTGAAAGCATTTGGAAAAAAAGTTGATTTGAATGATGAAAATGTAATAAAGGCAATGAGTAGCAACGTAGCAAGTTTTGTAGTCATAAAAGAATTTGAAAAAGCATTACGAGATATTGTTGTAGAAGTAAGAACACCCGAACTCATAACAGAGAAACGGCAACTATCTTCAACCGCACCTTTTCCGTTCTCTCGTTTGGCGTATGAATCAAAGAAAACAGTATTTAATTACGTTGCTTGCAGTAATGAATACGAAAGAGACTTTGCAAAATTTCTTCATGGCGCAGGTGATGTAAAAGCATTTGCAAAACTCCCAGAGCAATTCGGATTTTGTATTCAGTACACCGATAAGTTGGCAAACATCAGAAATTACTATCCTGATTTTATTGTTGTCTTAAAAGACGGCTCACATTGGATTGCAGAAACGAAAGGCAGGGAAGACGTAGAAGTTGCGTTAAAAGATAACTCTGCGCTTCTCTGGTGCAAGAACGCAACGGAACTCACAGGAACAAATTGGAATTACATTAAAGTTCTGCAAAAAGAGTTTGAATCACTCAACCCAAGTGAGTTTGAAGATTTGAATGTGCTTTCTGCACAGACGGAAATAGAGTATTAA
- the mtgA gene encoding monofunctional biosynthetic peptidoglycan transglycosylase yields MKNFLKKIWRFFLRFLKWFFIISVVSVILFRWIPIPYTPFMLVQCVEQMFDSKREVKLKKDWVSLEEISPNLLLAVVCSEDQNFLEHNGFDFDAIEKAVKHNKNHKRKRGASTISQQTAKNVFLYDGRNWIRKGFEVYFTFMIELFWNKERIMKAYLNVIEFGDGVYGAEAASQEFFHISAKKLSREQAALLAAVLPAPKKFSVKNPSPYVRRRQQWILGQMENFGELKFDEEEKEKK; encoded by the coding sequence ATGAAAAATTTTCTGAAAAAAATCTGGCGTTTCTTTCTCAGATTTCTGAAATGGTTTTTCATCATCAGTGTGGTGTCGGTAATTTTATTCCGGTGGATTCCGATTCCATACACGCCTTTCATGTTGGTGCAATGCGTGGAGCAAATGTTTGACAGCAAGCGCGAGGTAAAACTGAAAAAAGATTGGGTTTCGTTGGAAGAAATTTCTCCCAACCTCCTATTAGCAGTTGTTTGTTCTGAAGACCAGAATTTTTTGGAACATAATGGTTTTGATTTTGACGCGATAGAAAAAGCTGTGAAGCATAACAAAAATCACAAGCGCAAGCGCGGAGCCAGCACCATCAGCCAGCAAACGGCAAAAAATGTTTTTCTCTACGATGGCAGAAACTGGATTCGAAAAGGATTTGAAGTGTATTTCACTTTCATGATAGAACTTTTCTGGAACAAGGAAAGAATAATGAAAGCCTACCTGAATGTGATTGAGTTTGGCGATGGAGTGTATGGAGCCGAAGCTGCCTCGCAGGAATTTTTCCACATATCTGCGAAAAAGTTATCGCGTGAGCAGGCAGCTTTGTTAGCGGCTGTTCTCCCTGCTCCTAAAAAATTCTCTGTAAAAAATCCTTCACCTTATGTGCGAAGGAGGCAGCAATGGATTTTAGGGCAGATGGAAAACTTCGGGGAGTTAAAGTTTGATGAAGAAGAGAAAGAGAAAAAATAA
- a CDS encoding T9SS type A sorting domain-containing protein, producing MKNLSTLFVLILVSAVCFSQITHKSIHQEQSETYSKYNFTSEKEWDALRVAESEKSSELKKNETPQICTLNKRVFGWNPYWAGSAYNNYRWNLLSDLCHFSYEVDAATGNAISTHGWATDAAVTTAKNNGVKIHLCATLFSNHATFLTNSTAKQTFITNMINLMQSRGGNGVNIDFEAAPASQSANITAFMIDLCNQMHAANPNYEVSIALPSVDWSAVWDVNAMKNYVDLFIIMGYDYYYSGSATAGPSDPLYNFQTSYNYTHTKSISYYLNKGVPNAKLLLGLPYYGEEWPTSALTIPSATTGTGSARFFYQVKANSNGYYSNPQWDANSYSVYYAFNNGGNRQLFLNSGYSLGKRFDVVNQFGIGGIGIWALSYDDGYTDYWDKIRDKFSDCGTVACVDTIFDMGGPNRNYYDNEKYTYTIAPTGATSVSLVFSSFSTEVNYDSLWIYDGTSTASPLIGSYTGTNSPGTINSTGAALTLRWKSDGSTVNSGWKATWNCASSPPSNLSVTQNNCPSIGVVLNWNNSGNGWFVDVTDDPTFTNFWNKDVSSITTIGCPGGFANINVPTNYLQFKPNTIYYWRIWNGSTYTNGTSFTTPVCATTDTVCSGTLDDSGGPSASYGGNEDYTYTIAPVFATSVSINFTSFDLENGYDSLYIHDGTSTASPLIGGYTGTTSPGTINSTGGALTVHFVSDPFVNNAGFTSTWTCVQNTGLEPVIGNQLSVEVYPNPSHGEFTVYGLRSTVDLEVYNVLGERIFFKTTNSKQETVNLSGASGIYFLKLKNEQSEKILKLVTE from the coding sequence ATGAAAAATCTTTCTACTTTATTCGTTCTTATTCTTGTGTCTGCAGTTTGTTTTTCACAGATAACACACAAGAGCATTCATCAGGAACAGTCGGAAACCTATTCAAAATATAATTTCACATCCGAAAAAGAATGGGATGCATTACGAGTTGCTGAGAGCGAAAAATCTTCTGAACTTAAAAAAAATGAAACGCCTCAGATATGCACGCTGAACAAAAGAGTTTTCGGATGGAATCCTTACTGGGCGGGAAGCGCGTATAACAATTACCGGTGGAATCTGCTTTCGGACCTCTGCCATTTTTCGTATGAAGTAGATGCCGCTACAGGTAACGCAATTTCCACTCACGGATGGGCAACGGATGCTGCAGTGACCACAGCGAAAAACAACGGAGTGAAGATTCATCTGTGTGCAACACTATTTTCAAATCATGCTACCTTCCTGACAAACTCTACAGCAAAACAGACTTTCATTACCAATATGATAAATCTTATGCAGTCGCGCGGAGGGAACGGTGTGAATATAGATTTTGAAGCAGCGCCCGCTTCACAAAGCGCGAACATTACCGCTTTTATGATCGATCTATGCAATCAAATGCATGCTGCAAATCCAAACTATGAAGTTTCCATCGCCCTTCCATCCGTTGACTGGAGCGCGGTTTGGGATGTGAATGCCATGAAAAATTATGTTGACCTGTTCATCATCATGGGCTACGATTATTATTACAGCGGAAGCGCCACCGCAGGACCCTCTGACCCACTTTATAATTTTCAAACTTCTTATAACTATACGCATACAAAATCCATTTCATATTATTTAAACAAAGGTGTTCCGAATGCAAAACTTTTGCTGGGGCTTCCTTATTATGGGGAAGAATGGCCGACCAGCGCTCTGACCATTCCATCTGCGACAACCGGAACCGGTTCTGCCCGTTTTTTTTACCAGGTTAAAGCAAATTCAAACGGATATTATTCCAACCCGCAATGGGATGCAAACAGTTATTCCGTTTACTACGCATTTAACAATGGAGGAAACCGGCAACTTTTCCTCAACAGCGGATATAGTCTGGGAAAAAGATTTGATGTTGTGAACCAATTTGGCATAGGAGGAATCGGCATCTGGGCGTTGAGTTATGATGACGGATATACGGATTACTGGGATAAAATCAGAGATAAATTTTCTGACTGCGGAACAGTTGCCTGCGTGGATACTATTTTTGACATGGGCGGACCCAACCGAAATTATTACGACAATGAAAAATATACTTACACCATTGCTCCAACAGGAGCAACTTCTGTTTCACTTGTGTTCAGTTCATTCAGCACAGAAGTAAATTATGATTCTCTTTGGATTTATGATGGCACTTCAACCGCTTCGCCTTTAATTGGAAGTTATACAGGAACAAATTCTCCTGGCACAATTAATTCAACAGGAGCAGCACTAACACTTCGCTGGAAATCAGACGGGTCAACTGTTAACTCGGGATGGAAAGCTACCTGGAACTGCGCATCATCTCCACCGTCAAATCTTTCTGTCACGCAAAATAATTGCCCGAGCATCGGAGTTGTACTCAACTGGAACAATTCCGGCAACGGATGGTTTGTGGATGTTACTGACGACCCGACTTTTACCAATTTCTGGAACAAGGATGTTTCTTCGATTACTACAATCGGGTGTCCGGGCGGGTTTGCAAATATTAATGTGCCGACCAATTATCTGCAGTTCAAACCCAATACAATTTACTATTGGAGAATATGGAATGGAAGCACCTATACAAACGGGACAAGTTTCACTACGCCAGTTTGTGCAACTACTGATACAGTCTGCTCAGGAACATTGGATGATTCAGGAGGACCCTCTGCTTCCTATGGAGGGAATGAAGATTACACGTATACCATCGCGCCTGTGTTTGCCACTTCTGTTTCAATAAATTTTACAAGTTTTGATTTGGAAAATGGTTATGATTCTCTATACATTCATGATGGAACTTCAACTGCTTCTCCTTTGATTGGCGGATACACAGGCACAACTTCTCCGGGAACAATCAATTCAACAGGTGGTGCACTCACCGTTCATTTTGTTTCTGATCCATTTGTGAACAATGCTGGATTTACTTCCACATGGACGTGTGTGCAGAATACAGGATTGGAACCGGTTATCGGCAATCAGTTGTCGGTGGAGGTTTATCCGAATCCTTCTCACGGGGAGTTTACTGTTTATGGTTTACGGTCTACGGTTGACTTAGAAGTGTATAATGTTCTTGGAGAAAGAATATTTTTCAAAACTACAAACAGCAAACAAGAAACTGTAAACTTGAGTGGAGCCAGTGGAATTTATTTTCTGAAATTAAAGAACGAACAGAGTGAAAAGATTTTAAAACTGGTGACAGAATAA
- a CDS encoding PorP/SprF family type IX secretion system membrane protein, translated as MKYKLIIIICCLPYAICHMPCAMSQQTPQYTQYMLNNYGLNPAACGISNNKIEVLAGVRRQWVGFPNSPTTSFFNYNMLVGKKASFSRGFHGVGAYWQGDNMGNIIKTDDFYGSYTYHLRLMRFGYIAFGLAAGVRRYGFRITDINDPALNSKNLWLYPDFIPGVKFYNSTWTFDLSVKQLYKYKVKQGGNRVGSPAKLPPHLYFTASRKWWARPHLLVMQSLHLKYNFSSLPSTDYNMLAYLNKNFAVGISYRHLDAVAGIVQFRYDKLVIGIAYDYTIAPYRIGFANSQELMVGLSPSPYYGGSDQGGGHYRTAECPTFQY; from the coding sequence ATGAAGTATAAATTAATTATTATTATTTGCTGTTTGCCATATGCCATATGTCATATGCCATGTGCCATGTCTCAGCAAACTCCTCAGTACACACAATACATGCTCAACAATTACGGCTTGAACCCCGCTGCATGCGGAATTTCAAACAACAAAATTGAAGTGCTTGCAGGTGTGCGGAGGCAATGGGTGGGTTTTCCAAATTCTCCCACGACTTCTTTTTTTAATTATAATATGCTTGTTGGCAAGAAAGCAAGTTTCAGCCGTGGATTTCACGGAGTAGGTGCTTATTGGCAAGGTGATAATATGGGAAACATTATTAAGACAGATGATTTTTATGGCTCTTACACATACCACTTGCGCCTGATGCGATTCGGCTACATTGCATTTGGACTGGCAGCAGGAGTGAGAAGGTATGGTTTTCGAATAACAGACATTAATGACCCTGCCCTCAACAGCAAAAACCTATGGCTTTATCCTGATTTTATTCCTGGCGTGAAATTTTATAACAGCACATGGACGTTTGATTTGTCAGTAAAGCAATTGTACAAATACAAAGTGAAACAGGGAGGAAACAGGGTGGGTTCTCCGGCAAAACTTCCTCCTCATCTTTATTTTACTGCTTCGCGCAAGTGGTGGGCGCGACCTCATTTGCTTGTTATGCAATCTCTTCATCTGAAATATAATTTCTCCTCTTTGCCATCGACAGATTACAATATGCTCGCTTATCTGAATAAAAATTTTGCTGTAGGAATATCTTACCGCCATCTTGATGCAGTTGCAGGCATCGTGCAGTTCCGCTATGATAAATTAGTGATTGGCATTGCCTACGATTACACCATTGCGCCTTACCGGATTGGGTTTGCAAACTCGCAGGAACTCATGGTCGGGCTTTCTCCTTCCCCTTATTATGGCGGCAGCGATCAGGGGGGAGGGCATTACCGCACAGCCGAGTGTCCGACATTTCAGTACTAA
- a CDS encoding PriCT-2 domain-containing protein, whose amino-acid sequence MKKPHLDNGASITENNFPLEIQQDKGKDFPINAKPFVSIYETVTDSAPKQISIYEALSKVSSGELEKQILAIRECKIKEERDKLKRNLPSITVSGTFSKGHAKENITEHSGLIQIDFDSVENPAKTKEIFRNDVFTFATFISPSGTGVKVIVKVSPEKHSESFLLLKKFYAEKYGLKLDEKCKDVSRLMFLSHDKNIFVNPNSVLFDSVSRDVEKIILHIEKNKIDISPDYDNWLKIGFAFSSYFGETGKNFFHRISKFYTKYSFLDCEKQYNNCLREEKTAKTQEKRGVSIKSFFAIAKSFSINISSETKKTKPEEPETEKTEETTKGRNETKTKNETSKFFLVEKFISSRYEIRYNEVSNEVECKTKNETEYKALNENNLFRELQLNNIYFPQNNLLALLRSDFVSSYNPIKKYFDELPEWDNTTDHIKKLCSYITVKDQERFNRQFKKMLVRCIACALHGIFNKHAFILIGGQSSGKTTITRWLCPPKLKNYMAENISTDKDSLIALSENFFIVLDEIASLHKTEQTALKSVFTKDKIKIRRPFDRKPTVSIRRANFIGSTNKYEFLNDETGSVRWLSFVIEKIDFNYSQEINIDLVWAQAYTLFKSGFKYELTLDEVFENENSNSEHQQTSVEVDLIQKHFALQQKRATINI is encoded by the coding sequence ATGAAAAAGCCCCATCTCGACAACGGGGCTTCAATCACGGAAAATAATTTTCCTTTGGAAATTCAGCAAGACAAAGGTAAAGATTTCCCGATTAACGCCAAGCCGTTTGTTTCCATTTATGAAACAGTAACGGATTCGGCCCCGAAACAAATTTCCATTTACGAAGCCCTGAGTAAAGTTTCTTCGGGCGAACTGGAAAAACAAATACTTGCGATACGCGAATGTAAAATCAAAGAAGAAAGAGATAAACTGAAACGGAACTTACCTTCTATTACTGTTTCGGGAACTTTCAGCAAGGGACACGCGAAAGAAAACATTACAGAGCATAGCGGATTAATTCAAATTGATTTTGATTCGGTAGAAAATCCTGCCAAGACGAAAGAAATTTTTAGGAATGATGTTTTCACATTCGCAACCTTTATCAGCCCATCGGGAACAGGTGTAAAAGTTATTGTAAAAGTTTCTCCTGAAAAACATTCTGAAAGTTTTTTGTTACTGAAAAAGTTTTATGCAGAAAAATATGGTCTAAAACTTGACGAAAAATGCAAGGACGTAAGCCGTTTGATGTTTTTAAGCCATGACAAAAATATTTTCGTCAATCCGAACTCTGTTTTATTCGATTCTGTTAGCCGAGATGTAGAAAAAATTATTTTGCATATAGAAAAAAATAAAATTGATATTAGCCCTGATTATGATAACTGGTTAAAAATTGGCTTTGCTTTTTCTTCTTACTTTGGAGAAACAGGAAAAAACTTTTTTCACCGCATAAGTAAATTTTATACGAAATACTCTTTTTTAGATTGCGAAAAACAATATAATAACTGTTTGCGGGAAGAAAAAACCGCAAAGACGCAAGAAAAACGAGGGGTTTCTATAAAAAGTTTCTTCGCAATAGCAAAAAGTTTCAGTATAAACATTTCTTCAGAAACGAAGAAAACAAAACCAGAAGAACCAGAAACAGAAAAGACAGAAGAAACAACAAAAGGAAGAAACGAAACAAAAACTAAAAACGAAACATCAAAGTTTTTTCTTGTAGAAAAGTTTATCAGTAGTCGTTACGAAATTCGATATAACGAGGTATCAAATGAAGTAGAATGTAAAACGAAAAATGAAACAGAGTATAAAGCCCTAAATGAAAATAATCTTTTCAGAGAACTACAATTAAACAATATTTATTTCCCGCAAAACAATTTACTTGCTTTGCTTCGTTCTGATTTTGTTTCGTCCTATAATCCAATAAAAAAATATTTTGATGAATTGCCTGAATGGGATAATACTACCGACCACATCAAAAAATTATGCAGTTATATCACAGTAAAAGACCAAGAAAGATTCAACAGGCAGTTCAAAAAAATGCTTGTTCGCTGTATTGCTTGCGCCCTGCATGGTATTTTCAATAAACACGCTTTTATCTTAATTGGCGGGCAGAGTAGCGGAAAAACAACCATTACACGCTGGTTATGTCCGCCAAAATTGAAAAACTACATGGCGGAAAATATTTCTACTGATAAGGACAGTTTAATTGCGCTATCAGAAAATTTTTTCATCGTACTGGATGAAATTGCTTCCCTGCATAAGACGGAACAAACCGCGCTGAAAAGTGTTTTCACGAAAGACAAAATAAAAATCAGGCGACCATTTGACCGAAAACCAACTGTAAGTATACGAAGGGCAAATTTTATCGGTTCAACAAATAAATATGAATTTCTAAATGATGAAACTGGCTCTGTGCGCTGGCTTTCTTTCGTGATTGAAAAAATTGATTTTAATTACTCACAGGAAATAAATATTGATTTGGTCTGGGCGCAGGCGTACACACTTTTTAAAAGCGGATTCAAATACGAATTAACGCTTGATGAAGTATTTGAAAACGAAAATTCAAACTCCGAACATCAGCAAACTTCAGTCGAAGTGGATTTGATTCAAAAACATTTTGCACTGCAACAAAAGAGGGCTACGATAAATATTTAA
- a CDS encoding site-specific DNA-methyltransferase — MTELIWEGKYKDNKKVAPVRIALPFQTIETVNESAQQRQKTLDFFASGKTTEWRNRLIWGDKKYVLPSLLPEFAGKVNLIYIDPPFNVGSDFSFTATIPDNPETEQDETISFTKEPNVIEQKAYRDTWGRGLDSYLQWFYETILLLRELLSENGSIYVHLDWRLAHYAKTVLDEVFGYENFRNDLRWKRQPVRGAKATGNQYARNSDIILFYSKSEKYIWNNAYKPYDPNFIKEKFRPDKKGRLYRDSDLGDYSEESIAEFEKQGKIYLTKNGNKRLIRFLDEEKGEALGDMWVDIPEVNSQAKERVNYPTQKPEELLERAINASSNQNDLVLDCFCGSGTTATVSEKLNRRWITCDLGRFAIHTARKRFLEIKDVKPFVVQNLGKYERQQWVQAEFENTENRTAQEKAYRNFILDLYHAKSITGYVWLHGSKAGRMVHIGNVDSPVSNGDVKAIVQELWKSVGKKSDIKNNGIDILGWDFAFELNETAKEFASKNKVDLKFKKIPNEALEKKAVEQGDVKFYELAYLDVKVKKEKKKISLTLNNFVVPPDDIPEEVLKNITHWSQWIDYWAVDWNYGNDTFHNEWQSYRTKQNSKIELSATNTYEKTGKYTVIVKVIDILGNDTTKAVEIEV, encoded by the coding sequence ATGACTGAACTTATTTGGGAAGGAAAGTACAAGGACAATAAAAAAGTTGCGCCTGTACGGATTGCCCTTCCATTTCAAACGATTGAAACAGTAAACGAGAGCGCACAGCAACGGCAAAAGACACTTGATTTTTTCGCAAGCGGAAAAACTACCGAGTGGCGCAACCGACTTATTTGGGGCGACAAAAAATATGTTCTCCCTTCTTTGTTGCCAGAGTTTGCAGGAAAAGTAAACCTCATTTACATTGACCCTCCGTTTAATGTTGGTTCTGATTTTTCTTTTACCGCTACAATTCCCGATAATCCTGAAACAGAACAAGACGAAACAATTTCGTTTACAAAAGAGCCAAACGTTATAGAACAAAAAGCATACAGAGATACTTGGGGTAGAGGTCTTGACAGTTACTTGCAATGGTTTTACGAAACAATATTATTGTTGAGGGAATTACTTTCTGAAAACGGAAGTATTTATGTTCATCTTGATTGGCGTTTGGCTCATTATGCTAAAACGGTTTTAGATGAAGTCTTTGGCTACGAAAATTTCAGAAATGATTTACGATGGAAAAGGCAACCAGTAAGAGGTGCAAAAGCAACAGGTAATCAATATGCAAGAAATTCTGATATTATTCTTTTCTATTCTAAATCTGAAAAATATATTTGGAATAACGCATACAAACCTTATGACCCTAATTTTATTAAGGAAAAATTTAGACCTGATAAAAAAGGTCGTTTATATCGTGATTCAGATTTAGGAGATTATTCGGAAGAATCCATTGCTGAATTTGAAAAGCAAGGGAAAATATATCTCACAAAAAATGGCAATAAAAGATTGATTCGCTTTCTTGATGAAGAAAAAGGTGAAGCACTTGGTGATATGTGGGTTGATATTCCAGAAGTAAATTCACAGGCAAAAGAAAGAGTAAATTATCCTACACAAAAACCCGAAGAACTATTAGAAAGAGCGATTAATGCAAGTAGTAATCAAAATGATTTAGTCTTAGATTGCTTTTGTGGAAGTGGAACTACTGCAACTGTTTCTGAAAAATTAAATCGCAGATGGATTACTTGCGACTTAGGTAGATTTGCGATTCACACAGCAAGAAAAAGATTTTTAGAAATAAAAGATGTAAAACCTTTTGTAGTACAGAATCTCGGCAAGTATGAAAGGCAACAATGGGTGCAGGCAGAGTTTGAAAATACAGAGAACCGCACCGCACAGGAAAAAGCATATCGCAATTTTATTCTCGACCTCTATCACGCAAAATCCATTACTGGCTATGTATGGTTGCACGGCTCAAAGGCAGGTAGAATGGTTCACATTGGCAATGTGGACTCCCCTGTTTCAAATGGAGATGTAAAAGCAATCGTTCAGGAACTTTGGAAATCAGTTGGCAAAAAATCAGATATTAAAAATAACGGAATAGATATTCTCGGATGGGATTTCGCATTTGAACTGAATGAAACCGCAAAAGAATTTGCTTCAAAAAATAAAGTTGATTTGAAATTCAAAAAAATTCCTAACGAAGCGTTGGAAAAGAAAGCAGTTGAACAGGGAGATGTAAAATTTTATGAGTTGGCATATCTTGATGTGAAGGTGAAAAAAGAAAAGAAAAAAATTTCCCTCACGCTGAATAATTTTGTTGTCCCGCCTGACGATATACCAGAAGAGGTCTTGAAAAACATAACTCATTGGAGTCAATGGATTGACTATTGGGCTGTGGATTGGAATTACGGCAATGATACATTTCATAATGAATGGCAGAGTTACCGCACAAAACAAAATTCAAAAATTGAATTGAGCGCAACAAATACCTACGAGAAAACAGGAAAATATACTGTGATTGTAAAAGTGATTGATATACTCGGAAATGATACAACAAAGGCAGTAGAAATAGAAGTATAA